In Candidatus Epulonipiscium viviparus, one DNA window encodes the following:
- the fabZ gene encoding 3-hydroxyacyl-ACP dehydratase FabZ, producing MLNIKQIMEILPHRYPFLLVDKAEIHEDGQGVTGYKNVTMNEQFFCGHFPEYPVMPGVLIIEALAQVGAIAILSCDEFKGKLAFFGGINKAKFKRQVKPGDVLKLECRIIKQRGPVGISDAVATVDGKVVAKAELTFAIGEGE from the coding sequence ATGTTAAATATAAAGCAAATTATGGAAATATTGCCTCATAGATATCCTTTTTTATTGGTAGATAAAGCCGAGATTCATGAAGATGGACAAGGAGTGACGGGATATAAAAACGTAACAATGAACGAGCAATTTTTCTGCGGACATTTTCCGGAATATCCTGTAATGCCTGGAGTATTAATTATAGAGGCGCTGGCTCAGGTGGGCGCTATTGCGATTTTATCGTGTGATGAGTTTAAGGGCAAGCTTGCGTTTTTTGGCGGAATAAATAAGGCAAAATTTAAGAGGCAAGTAAAACCTGGAGATGTGTTAAAGTTGGAGTGTAGAATAATTAAGCAAAGAGGGCCAGTAGGTATTAGTGATGCGGTGGCGACAGTTGATGGAAAAGTAGTTGCTAAGGCAGAGTTAACATTTGCTATTGGTGAAGGTGAATAG
- the accB gene encoding acetyl-CoA carboxylase biotin carboxyl carrier protein, whose protein sequence is MTIDEIKSLMNEFKRSELTALKIRQGEFELELKKESAVTPFMPPAQNQLAIPAAPPSMFAPPIAEPVQKKSTKYFRSPMVGTFYKALSPDAKPFVSVGDKIEKGTVVCIIEAMKLMNEVEADKEGTIIKILVEDGQMVEFDQPILELS, encoded by the coding sequence ATGACGATAGATGAGATCAAAAGTTTGATGAATGAGTTTAAGAGATCTGAGTTGACTGCTCTTAAGATTAGGCAGGGTGAATTTGAGTTAGAATTGAAAAAAGAATCTGCAGTGACTCCATTTATGCCTCCGGCTCAGAATCAGTTGGCAATCCCCGCAGCACCGCCAAGCATGTTTGCGCCACCTATTGCAGAGCCCGTTCAGAAAAAGTCTACCAAATATTTTCGGTCGCCAATGGTGGGTACTTTTTATAAGGCACTTTCTCCCGATGCCAAGCCGTTTGTATCGGTGGGAGATAAGATAGAAAAAGGCACTGTAGTCTGCATTATAGAAGCCATGAAACTTATGAATGAAGTAGAAGCGGATAAAGAGGGGACTATAATAAAGATACTTGTAGAAGATGGGCAAATGGTTGAGTTTGATCAGCCAATTTTGGAGCTAAGTTAA